Sequence from the Microplitis demolitor isolate Queensland-Clemson2020A chromosome 7, iyMicDemo2.1a, whole genome shotgun sequence genome:
CATCATAAAAGTTATTCTCACCctagtaaaaataaacgagggccGCCTCGTTTGTCATCTACCGTTAGCATAGATTCTAGCAACGCTAACGGGGTGCTAGCCAGtgcctcgtttcatttttacaagggtaatatttttaataataatatttttatcataaaaatatatagccTCCAAACAGTGAATGTTTTGTATTACTTTATGCTACTAATAACTTGAgcaaaaagataataaatattttaagaacgTTTGCAGTATCGTTATAGTAATtggtatattttaattttttttttaatgcatacAAATAATTACAGATAATTGTTGATGACGCAATAGTTTACCTTAAACTAACCATGGCAGTACAATTATCAAATGTCATAATTGAGaacataaaaagtaattattattttaaagactTCCAATTATTTGATAGTAGAACGAAAGCAAcgaatattatataaaaataaaaaataaaaagttaaattatttaagtctaaatgataagaaaataatattttagttacttAACTTCAAGGATACTAAAAAGCACTCATACTTATTTTACCGAACTGcgcaaaaagaaaattatggaaagTTTTGCTATGCATTATGGGAAAAGTTCCCCTAATGGTATAGGATATGTATCCATACTATTATTGTGATGgtttctatatattatggaGATGATTCTCATAAATATAGGAACTAATCCAATTGCATTAAGGTAACCATTCctacaatattttgaaaatcgttCTCATGCTATTATAGGATTGATTCCTATAATGCTATAGAAagtattcctataaattataagaaccatttctataattaGAAGAACCACTCACTGAtagaagtatttatttgatattaataaatacatttatttaaaacagtttttCAGCTTCATTTGTCTGAAATAAGCATTTATTTGCCTCAAATATAGATTTAGtaaggaggttcgaccgaATCCAATGTATAaaggattttccaactttaagatttgaaacttagtatatatgtaaaaaagtactttatctatgtattctcaaaatttgaatatgatccACTGtctagttaaaaaaaaaaaagatttaaaaatgacgtttttaaagttcttatacaCAAGCTCTTATGGCGGACAAGCTCCCGTCATGACTTGttcgattattttaattattaaccttccaagtttaagaaataaaaaaccacatgccataaactttaatatttttggaatatgataagattttaacaagttagtgttaccgttgtaattatttaaataattcaaattaaactttattatttaatctcatTCATCAacagagatacatattattgAGAGTTTAGCAACGTCGCGGAAgcagctgagagaaaaaacgatagaaatacattaataagagagatgagattagaaataaatttttcccacgttaatttgaatatcgatgtgtaagaagttagaaagcgctgttgccaaatctttttattaaatcatatgagtcaaaaataaccaagtcattcattactttctttaattaaataagtaatgaatattaatttatggattcgttatgttattataaattaaaataatgaattttcataactattaggagaatttagcaaacaaaaaaatccaaacaCTACTTTGACTCACTAGTATCGGTCGAACTTccttaatagttaataaatctcATATTTGAGTGAACATCtctgtgattttttattacagcaCCGCTTTCTGTTTACAATAACTTTCAGTATACTGTCTAGtgtaacaaattttaaatgtaatcaacaaaatattgttttataaataaaaaaaaagctgaatattttttaaattaatttcttaaaatatttttttttttttataattcatcgttttgaaaagaatcaaaaaattattcgatgtCAGCTAACatcattatcataaaaaattaatgataatggaGCTTAGACAGGTCTTATATAAGAAATTGatataattagattttaaatttaaattcgaaactgcattaatttaaaaatataattcttaattcataaattagatactcatttattttaaatgctgtgatttaatttaattagtagtaAATTGAGTTTCATAATTCTCTAGGCGGCTTAATTCAAGTTTACATTCATTAGGATGTATCATTGTTCtaatttcatttcaaacaaagtatggaattttaaaatccaattggccagttaaaattaaaatcatctattttttaatatggcgcgaacaattcatttttatgaaatttctaattaaatattttaaattaaatttagtattgaatttaaaaaactgcagtaagttaaagaaaaaaacttaatttatcGACAagttttaatgtaattaatatattttcttacaaattatttaactattaaaaaattacaaaaaatgtttatattataatgGAATGTTAAGTATATTGATTTAAagaaacttaattttttcacttagTACAAAAATACCAGCAATAAAAGTACAaagacttaaaaataaaaaatgacaatgtATAAAATGAGCTCATGCTTAAGTTGTGAGGTCGTATGAGTTTTAAATGCTGACATTAGTGATTACTTTGACAGATGAATTATAAGCGCTACTTTGATCCCTTCTCAGTAAACTCTGAGGCTTATTGCTAAAAATTGTGACACTTGATTTGTCATGTAAATTAGAAATTACgcttaacatttatttaaagatttgtattttatttatttatttattatgaagtatttattttataaaaatgaaaattgtttatttttgttttttaaacacaatcgaaataattaaataatctattttaaaaaataacgtaggaaaaaatattataaatattaagtagcTTTGAAATAATCATCGTTGCGCGTTGTATAAATATGACCTTCTGACGCCAGGAATTCTAAAATTCCATCaactttagattttaaattaccaGGTACCTGTGATTTTAAATCACCGCGTTCAATACCATTTTCAGtatcatttcttttaattattttataaataactttctGTTCGTTGGTTAAACCATGACAGACATCATCATCTTCGTCGTCATTGTTACCAGTTGGCATTTCAACTTTGCCGCCttgtaaacaattatttgaatttttcatcctTATAGCAATCAAAGTAACTTCTAGCAAATGAGAAAATACTTCAGCATATTTTTTAACAGGCAGTATTTTCATGACAAATATATGAGTCGTCATGTCAGCTCCTTGCTCTCGTAGAGTACCGTAAACTTTAGCATAACAATCTTTTGTTATCCCTTCAGGAACAACACTTTCAGCTTCTAACCATTTGTATGCCATTATtttaccttaaaaaaaattaatttcatggTAATTAAAGcagttacaataattatagattaattttgttataaagaatGATCGAGAAATTACCAGTTTCATCTTCAAGTTCATATCCTATTTTAGTTGTTTGTGACTGGATGTCTTTAACAACAGCAACAATACAAACGACGTTGACGTTTGTTCCCCAGAtggttttagatttttttgaacttttaatGAGGTGACCGATCATCATGGGCACGACATTATTGCTACGTTTTGCTTCTCCACGATCAGCTTGAGGAGCTATTGTGCTGTAGCTTTCGTCCATGAAACCACCGCCGCCTTCGCCCTCATTTCTTGACTGATCCCACATTATTacgatgttttatttatttatgcacagtcacttcaataataatttattagtattcTAAGTACTCAAGTATATTAGAACTTTATTTTGTAtgatactaataataaatggcggtaattaaattattgaaataaaatgtgCCGATGGGTTAGATGgtaaattgaaacaaaaacgTGATCAACAGTCACCAGCTGATAAGTACgcgggaaaaattattttattcatgacAGTGCTACCAATGGTTAGCTTGTAAAATGGCAACATTGAGGCGTCTAAGTAGCGAGTAAGTTTTTCGAAGACGGTGCGTTATGtcttattgattaaattggatTCTATTAGACCAACAGGTGATATTAGAAAAAGatagagtatatatatatatatatagttataatttaaatcctCACTGGAAAAAGTctatgagtatgaatgtataagacatcaaatttaaatttgtaaataaacagagtaaataatttaaaaaataatattcataaaaaatccacttattaatttaaaaattttttaaatgcgcatttttttttaattttattttatcaattatttactctatttattaataattttaaatttttctgatgtctgctagatttaaattcacaaaagtcttttatcatataaaaaataacaaacaagtttattatttaccgacattttaaaatcaaattttttttcggaaaaattattgttagtttatgttaagtaattaatcataaataatgatagtaataattttaaaaaacttttttacttctgtcaatcaatttaataattttaaaaaattagttaataagtTGAGGCGGCATCCAGATGTAAAACTGTATCATCGGGATCTGTATTATCGATACATCTGTGTCATAAGCATCCGTCCGTAGTAAATGAAAATGACCCGCACGCATGCGCAAAAAACAAGCAGCAAAAATGAGTGCCCCGTGACAGCACGGGAATGTGCCTATAGCCACTTTCATTGCGTGTATTGTGTatcgaacaaaaaaaaaaattaacggacAATAAAACACGTAAACTGGCATTGTTAAAATTTCTCCAGCACAATACCCAGAGTTAAactcaataagttataataaacattaaagaacatatatttatatataataatatttatataagtacCTACGTCTTGTGTTATAGATTGtaaaacctaaaaataatttgacaatCGTGGAGTTGAATAATCAGTGCGTGGTGTTGctgttgttaattttattaaacaacaattGTATCATCACAGTTATATTATGTCgcagttttatttatcatcGTGTAATGGGGACTCTTGCGCAATTAACTGACATCAACAGTGACATCGTCAATGCAATACCATTCGCAATGAATTCGCTATGATAATTATGATACAATAACCTATaacttgaagtttttttttgttattctaatcagaaaaaatttcgttacTTGTCAGCTAACGAAACGTTTGCTTATACTCATACTCAGTCGTTAGCTGTCTacatacttatttatatatatatatacgtatatatatatatatagatataaatatacattggcttatatatatatatatatacattatatatatatatatatctatggtGTGTCACGTGAAATTGTCATCATCGACGTCCTCGTCGTCGCTGTccatgtataattttaattcatcatttttcaaaaattactcaaaattaGAATCGATAgcttacaaaaattatattcgtccatttcattgaaattcaatgaaaatattaggacaatatttaaattttgttttataactttattttaattaacttggATTTCATTTTATAGTAAGTTGAtgcatcaatttttatttatttattagctaATTATCtttgattgaataaatatgagttGGAAAACAACATAATTTTAACTGGGCGTTGTTTTATTAaagtacatttatttttacagagtttagtatttaaaatttttaatttaaaaattttttttttcagatttgaTTGTTTGAATTTGAGTCTATGGTGGTTTTGTTGAGGAAATAAGGaagagaaattataaaataaaataataagaaaacgATGTCTCAGTTGAATATAAGCAGCGGAAAACGCGGCAGAGGTGTTGCAAGTACTTCAGCAGCAGCAGTGTCTGCGTCAAACAGCTCGACGGACTTAGCCAGTCTCTTTGAATGCCCGGTCTGCTTTGAATATGTTTTACCTCCTATTTTACAGTGTCAGAGTGGTCATTTGGTTTGCAGTAATTGTAGACCTAAATTAACTTGCTGTCCTACCTGTCGAGGTCCACTAGGTCAGTTTATAAATTGTCACCTGGCAACGCCAGTAGCAATCTTGTCAAAatctgtaataaatatatttttcactatAGCTGCATCGGAAGTTTAAATTCCCGCCCTCTTTAGAGGGAAGAAAGtcgttcttttcttttatgagaaaacaaatgataaaaattagcacATGTGCCGTTCTTCCCGTCAACAGAGgcaagaaattaaattttctgatgCAGGTGTGGTGAAAAATCGTATACACACCAGAGAGGAAAGACATTCCAATCCACGTGTTTGCCACTTACCCCTTCGGCTCGGGTAGGCAACTACATGCGGGTTGGAATGTCAAACTTTcctccctaggtgtgtaatagaCTACTTTATGACGCTCAAAACTTGATCAAGATTGCTaatgtgttaaaaattaattttacttcatcagtttaaactttaatttcaatactacgacatttttattttcaatgattaattaaaataatacttgtaattaaaaataaaagtacttaGGGTATTGCTCAGTTATTAATGTCTAAaactatgataaaataaattgtatatatatttcaggTAATATTCGTAATCTTGCGATGGAAAAAGTTGCAAGTAATGTAATGTTCCCGTGCAAGTATTCGACGAGCGGTTGCACAGTTTCGATGGTGCATATAGAAAAACCAGACCACGAAGATGCGTGCGAATTCCGTCCTTACAGTTGTCCGTGTCCTGGTGCTTCATGCAAATGGCAAGGCTCGTTAGAGGAAGTCATGCCTCATCTTGTTATGAGTCATAAAAGTATTACTACATTACAAGGTGACTCATcgatttattaactatttattttattgatttgttcTGAagatttgacaatttttttttttttttttttttttttcatattttattaggTGAAGATATTGTATTTTTGGCTACTGATATTAATCTTCCTGGTGCTGTTGACTGGGTTATGATGCAGTCATGTTTTGGTCATCATTTTATGCTTGTACTAGagaaacaagaaaaatatgATGGtcatcaacaattttttgctATTGCGCAGTTAATTGGATCTCGTAAAcaagctgaaaatttttcatacaggtaatttttttatattttttattcaacacaAATAAGTTTAACAGgattcaatttatttcttatttgtaattttttgacaaCTCAGAATCTAACGGGATTAGAAGAAAAAAgctgagacttttttttagagaatttaattctctacaaatttgtCTCAGTAAATTTCTGTCGTATCTTCGATAGTTTAGCcagtaattgtaatttatatgtaaattacCGGAAACATGAATCGAGtaagatatttattataaattaataatttgtatttttatgatGTAGATTGGAATTGAATGGAAATCGGCGACGATTGACCTGGGAAGCAATGCCAAGATCGATTCACGAAGGTGTCTGCTGTGCGATACTCGCATCTGACTGTCTCGTTTTTGATACATCAATAGCGCGGCGTTTTGCGGACAACGGTAATTTAGCAATCAACGTTACGATATCCatggtataaataaaataaaaagaaaaacttttaaatctctcagtaacaataataagCGTTTAAACTTTAGTAAGAAAAACATTGAATCGAAAAATGgaaatcgataaattaatcattatatttcatactttttcATCTAATACAATACTGT
This genomic interval carries:
- the LOC103574425 gene encoding replication protein A 32 kDa subunit-B encodes the protein MWDQSRNEGEGGGGFMDESYSTIAPQADRGEAKRSNNVVPMMIGHLIKSSKKSKTIWGTNVNVVCIVAVVKDIQSQTTKIGYELEDETGKIMAYKWLEAESVVPEGITKDCYAKVYGTLREQGADMTTHIFVMKILPVKKYAEVFSHLLEVTLIAIRMKNSNNCLQGGKVEMPTGNNDDEDDDVCHGLTNEQKVIYKIIKRNDTENGIERGDLKSQVPGNLKSKVDGILEFLASEGHIYTTRNDDYFKAT
- the LOC103574424 gene encoding E3 ubiquitin-protein ligase SIAH1, yielding MSQLNISSGKRGRGVASTSAAAVSASNSSTDLASLFECPVCFEYVLPPILQCQSGHLVCSNCRPKLTCCPTCRGPLGNIRNLAMEKVASNVMFPCKYSTSGCTVSMVHIEKPDHEDACEFRPYSCPCPGASCKWQGSLEEVMPHLVMSHKSITTLQGEDIVFLATDINLPGAVDWVMMQSCFGHHFMLVLEKQEKYDGHQQFFAIAQLIGSRKQAENFSYRLELNGNRRRLTWEAMPRSIHEGVCCAILASDCLVFDTSIARRFADNGNLAINVTISMV